A genomic window from Parvularcula sp. LCG005 includes:
- a CDS encoding 3-hydroxybutyrate dehydrogenase gives MYEELKGRAAVVTGSTSGIGAHFAEALAKAGCKVMLNGFGDKDEIETLRARLAADYDTDVKYNGADMTKPDEIKGLIDDVYSSFGSVDILINNAGIQKVSPIEDFPDEKWDQIIAINLSSSFHTIKHSVPHMKKVGWGRIINLASAHALVASPFKSAYVAAKHGIAGLTKVVALETAEHGITCNAICPGYVHTPLVDGQISDTAKARGMTEEEVKKKVILEAQPTKEFVTYEQLNGFMLFLASNAGAGCTGTAYPIDGGWTAK, from the coding sequence ATGTATGAAGAATTGAAAGGCCGCGCAGCGGTCGTGACAGGTTCCACCTCAGGCATTGGTGCGCATTTTGCCGAAGCGCTCGCCAAGGCGGGGTGCAAGGTCATGCTGAACGGGTTCGGTGATAAGGACGAGATTGAGACGCTTCGCGCCCGACTGGCTGCCGACTACGACACCGACGTCAAATATAACGGCGCCGACATGACCAAGCCCGACGAGATCAAGGGTCTGATCGATGACGTGTACAGCTCATTCGGGTCTGTAGACATCCTGATCAACAATGCCGGGATTCAAAAAGTGTCGCCGATCGAGGATTTCCCCGATGAAAAATGGGACCAGATCATCGCGATCAATCTGTCTTCCTCATTTCACACGATCAAACATTCTGTACCCCATATGAAGAAAGTGGGCTGGGGCCGGATCATCAACCTTGCCTCCGCTCACGCCCTTGTCGCCTCTCCCTTCAAGTCTGCCTATGTCGCCGCGAAGCACGGTATTGCTGGCCTCACGAAGGTGGTCGCACTGGAAACGGCAGAACATGGCATCACCTGTAACGCGATCTGCCCCGGATATGTGCATACCCCGCTGGTCGACGGACAGATTTCCGACACCGCCAAGGCGCGCGGCATGACCGAGGAAGAAGTGAAAAAGAAGGTCATCCTCGAGGCCCAGCCTACCAAGGAATTTGTCACCTATGAGCAGCTGAACGGCTTCATGCTGTTTCTGGCGTCTAACGCGGGCGCTGGTTGTACGGGTACGGCCTATCCGATCGATGGTGGCTGGACGGCCAAATAA
- the hisS gene encoding histidine--tRNA ligase, whose translation MAKKEKTFRPKPRKPRGFRDRSGAEILAEQAMLRRITAVYASYGFLPLETPAFEYTDALGKFLPDVDRPNNGVFSLQDDDEQWMSLRYDLTAPLARHVAEHYDALPKPFRRYQVGTVWRNEKPGPGRFREFTQCDADTVGAPAPHADAEAVMMLADAVAAAGVPLDDFLVRISSRKIMSGLLESIGLDTADGGTSGTVLRAMDKYDRLGAEGVRWLLGKGRKDESGDFTEGAHLSDGQADMVLAFMECSDGTNMGAIRGMREILGDNAIGAEGLAELETMAETLGLTGYGERAIIDPSVVRGLDYYTGPVFEAELTFEVTNDQGQVVQFGSVGSGGRYDDLVKRFKGVEVPAVGCSVGVSRLLSALEARGQMAADEAPVVILALEPDRMGAYQMMARQLRAAGIATEVYLGGSGMRAQMKYADKRGARVAVLQGEDERARGEITVKDLKLGEKLSTQIESNEEWRESQPAQVSVPENELVAAVQRALQS comes from the coding sequence ATGGCCAAGAAAGAAAAAACATTCCGTCCCAAACCCCGAAAGCCGCGCGGTTTCCGCGACCGGTCGGGCGCGGAAATCCTCGCCGAGCAGGCAATGCTGCGGCGGATTACGGCGGTCTATGCCTCATACGGCTTCCTGCCGCTCGAAACCCCGGCGTTTGAATATACCGATGCGCTGGGCAAGTTCCTGCCGGACGTGGACCGCCCCAATAACGGCGTATTCAGCCTCCAGGATGATGACGAACAGTGGATGAGCCTGCGCTACGACCTGACTGCGCCCTTGGCCCGTCATGTGGCCGAGCATTACGACGCGCTGCCCAAGCCCTTTCGGCGCTATCAGGTCGGCACCGTGTGGCGGAATGAAAAACCCGGCCCGGGACGTTTCCGCGAATTCACCCAATGCGACGCCGATACGGTCGGCGCGCCTGCGCCCCACGCGGACGCCGAGGCCGTCATGATGTTGGCCGATGCCGTGGCCGCCGCCGGTGTGCCGCTCGACGATTTTCTCGTCCGCATCTCCTCCCGCAAGATCATGTCAGGGCTGCTTGAGAGCATCGGGCTCGACACCGCCGATGGCGGCACCTCCGGCACGGTTCTACGCGCCATGGACAAATATGACCGACTTGGCGCGGAGGGTGTCCGCTGGCTGCTGGGCAAGGGCCGGAAGGATGAGAGCGGCGACTTCACCGAAGGCGCGCATCTGTCGGATGGCCAAGCCGATATGGTTCTGGCCTTCATGGAATGCAGTGATGGCACGAATATGGGCGCCATCCGCGGCATGCGCGAGATTCTCGGGGACAACGCCATTGGTGCCGAAGGACTGGCTGAACTGGAAACCATGGCCGAGACGCTGGGCCTGACGGGCTATGGCGAGCGGGCGATCATCGACCCGTCGGTCGTGCGGGGTCTCGACTACTACACAGGGCCGGTTTTTGAGGCCGAGCTGACCTTTGAAGTCACGAATGATCAGGGGCAGGTGGTGCAGTTCGGCTCCGTCGGATCGGGCGGACGCTACGATGACCTCGTCAAACGCTTCAAGGGCGTGGAAGTCCCTGCCGTCGGGTGTTCCGTAGGCGTCTCACGCCTCCTATCCGCACTGGAGGCAAGGGGCCAGATGGCCGCTGATGAAGCCCCTGTCGTCATTCTGGCGCTGGAGCCTGACCGCATGGGAGCCTATCAGATGATGGCGCGACAACTGCGCGCCGCGGGTATTGCCACGGAAGTCTATCTGGGCGGCAGCGGTATGCGTGCACAGATGAAATATGCCGACAAGCGCGGCGCTCGCGTGGCGGTCCTGCAAGGCGAGGACGAGCGTGCCCGTGGTGAGATCACCGTCAAGGATCTGAAATTGGGTGAGAAACTGTCAACCCAGATTGAAAGCAATGAAGAGTGGCGCGAATCCCAGCCAGCACAGGTCTCCGTGCCGGAAAATGAGCTGGTCGCCGCTGTTCAACGCGCCTTGCAGAGCTGA
- a CDS encoding saccharopine dehydrogenase family protein, giving the protein MDKVKDNVLIIGAGAAGSVVAQKCAMDRDTFKHIHLASRRIESCEKVAKLCKTPIEISQVDADNVDETVALIEKVKPDLVINMALPYQDLPIMDACLKAGVSYMDTANYEPKDEAKFTYKYQWPYHDKFKEAGLTAILGCGFDPGVTNIYCAYAQEHLFDEIDYIDIVDCNAGDHGKSFATNFNPEINLREVTQRGKYWKNGEWIEVDPLSIRCDVDYPEVGPRASYLIYHEEEESLVQNIKGLKQIRFWMTFGENYIKHLDVLQSVGMTRIDPVMYKGNPVIPMEFLKELLPPPSSLAENYTGKTSIGVIIRGRKNGKSICKMIYNVSDHADTFKEVSAQAVSYTTGVPPVSGATMFFMGEWEGAGVFNVEQFPSRPFLVDVAERGLPWQVIDVSQADQASLFAVTT; this is encoded by the coding sequence ATGGATAAAGTAAAAGACAACGTCCTTATTATCGGTGCAGGCGCCGCCGGATCTGTCGTTGCGCAGAAATGTGCGATGGACCGCGATACATTCAAACATATCCATCTGGCATCACGCCGGATCGAAAGCTGCGAGAAAGTCGCCAAGCTGTGCAAGACGCCGATCGAGATCAGCCAAGTGGACGCCGACAACGTTGACGAGACGGTGGCCCTGATCGAGAAGGTCAAGCCTGACCTCGTCATCAACATGGCGCTGCCCTATCAGGATCTTCCTATCATGGATGCCTGCCTGAAGGCCGGCGTTTCCTACATGGATACGGCCAACTATGAGCCCAAGGACGAGGCCAAGTTTACCTATAAATATCAGTGGCCGTACCATGACAAATTCAAGGAAGCCGGGCTGACCGCCATCTTGGGCTGCGGGTTTGATCCGGGCGTGACGAACATCTACTGCGCCTATGCGCAGGAGCATCTCTTCGATGAGATCGACTATATCGATATTGTCGACTGCAACGCCGGTGACCATGGCAAGAGCTTTGCCACAAACTTCAACCCGGAAATCAATCTCCGCGAAGTGACACAGCGCGGCAAGTACTGGAAAAACGGCGAATGGATCGAGGTCGATCCGCTGTCGATCCGCTGTGATGTCGACTATCCGGAAGTTGGTCCGCGTGCCTCCTATCTCATTTATCATGAGGAAGAGGAGAGCCTGGTTCAGAACATCAAGGGCCTGAAGCAGATCCGGTTCTGGATGACCTTTGGCGAGAACTACATCAAGCATCTGGACGTGCTGCAGTCCGTTGGCATGACCCGCATCGATCCGGTGATGTATAAGGGCAACCCCGTCATTCCGATGGAATTCCTCAAAGAACTCCTGCCGCCGCCATCCTCACTGGCTGAAAACTATACCGGCAAGACGTCAATCGGCGTCATCATCCGAGGCCGGAAGAACGGCAAGTCGATCTGCAAGATGATTTACAACGTCTCTGACCATGCCGACACCTTCAAGGAAGTCAGCGCACAGGCGGTTTCGTACACCACCGGCGTACCGCCAGTGTCCGGCGCGACCATGTTCTTCATGGGCGAGTGGGAAGGCGCGGGCGTGTTCAACGTCGAACAATTCCCATCGCGGCCGTTCCTCGTGGACGTCGCTGAACGCGGCCTGCCATGGCAGGTAATCGATGTCAGCCAAGCCGATCAGGCCAGCCTTTTCGCAGTCACCACCTGA
- a CDS encoding carboxynorspermidine decarboxylase has protein sequence MARLLPDGVETPIFVLDLERLKRNLENAAEVRERAGCKVLLATKAFAMPAAFPYMRDYLDGTTASGEFEARMGHEEFGKEVHVYSPAYTEDEVTRLTGWAQHIYFNSARQVERFAGQAKAAGAKIGLRVNPGYSNATLGGDLYNPCAPGSRFGEVPAKLDQIDWSIIDIFHVHALCESLHEGSVNLIKHVADNFADYISRVSSVNFGGGHFLNKPGYDREALINAVKAFQDRFGVNVVLEPGAGLVVNTGELYTTVLDLHWNDIDLAIIDASASTHMPDVLEVPYTPEISGATLGRTGPHAYQLGGKTCMTGDIIGDYSFAEPLAPGDQLAFTDQMHYSFVKTNTFNGTPLAGLGIRHADGRVEVISDFGYQSFRNRLGT, from the coding sequence ATGGCAAGGCTTCTTCCCGACGGTGTCGAGACCCCGATCTTTGTGCTCGATCTGGAACGGTTGAAGCGCAATCTGGAGAATGCTGCCGAGGTACGGGAGCGGGCAGGGTGCAAGGTCCTGCTCGCGACCAAGGCCTTTGCTATGCCCGCCGCGTTTCCGTACATGCGCGACTATCTCGACGGCACCACGGCCAGCGGCGAATTTGAAGCGCGCATGGGACACGAGGAGTTCGGCAAGGAAGTCCACGTTTATTCTCCCGCGTACACTGAGGATGAAGTCACGCGGCTGACAGGCTGGGCACAGCACATCTATTTCAATTCGGCGCGACAGGTGGAACGGTTCGCCGGCCAGGCCAAGGCCGCGGGCGCGAAGATCGGCCTGCGGGTCAATCCAGGCTATTCAAATGCGACGCTGGGCGGGGATCTCTATAATCCGTGTGCCCCGGGCAGCCGCTTTGGCGAAGTCCCTGCTAAGCTCGACCAGATTGACTGGTCAATCATTGATATCTTCCACGTCCATGCGCTGTGCGAGTCGCTGCATGAGGGGTCAGTGAACCTCATAAAGCACGTCGCCGACAATTTTGCCGATTACATCAGCAGGGTTTCCAGCGTCAATTTTGGTGGTGGCCATTTCCTGAACAAGCCCGGCTATGATCGCGAGGCGCTCATCAACGCCGTCAAGGCATTCCAGGACCGCTTTGGCGTCAATGTGGTGCTCGAGCCCGGCGCGGGCCTCGTCGTGAATACGGGCGAGCTGTACACCACGGTCCTTGATCTGCACTGGAACGACATCGATCTGGCGATCATTGATGCCTCAGCGTCCACCCATATGCCGGACGTTCTGGAAGTACCGTATACGCCCGAAATCAGCGGCGCAACCCTTGGTCGTACAGGTCCACACGCCTATCAGCTGGGCGGCAAGACCTGCATGACCGGGGATATTATTGGCGATTACAGCTTCGCTGAGCCCCTCGCGCCCGGCGACCAGCTCGCCTTCACCGATCAGATGCACTATTCATTTGTGAAGACGAACACCTTTAACGGAACACCGTTGGCGGGGCTTGGTATTCGCCATGCCGATGGTCGCGTCGAGGTCATCAGCGACTTTGGATATCAGTCATTTCGCAACCGTCTGGGCACGTAA